Proteins from one Sabethes cyaneus chromosome 2, idSabCyanKW18_F2, whole genome shotgun sequence genomic window:
- the LOC128736352 gene encoding uncharacterized protein LOC128736352, whose product MKLLLAISVLLVCVTLARPDQSDFNHINSDGSFSFGLKNSDVGGHYHTASGNPKTVVRGRYGSRQPDTGRVEETVYTAGPRGFRARGPKIHRKQSLSQVPRGPIGNPEDPLADPYDDPTYDFQFKTRNYQRREGADSNGRVNGLYSYVDDAGEKHSVRYSAGSGTGFEVANPVPDAPNTLAYESPLYKTHKQVRGKVAFENGPSGSGQYKLLSVGPDQRRSETTGPDGVTRGSYSFLDDKGIQRTVQYIAGAGIGYKVVQSTVGAGSHLLAQPATNFGISHVEQTDVTDNNNPTYNTAPSGPASFPATAERPKPSGSRPTAAGYDDTRPSGSGYDSSRPTGSGYDGVPPDHDGYDSGRPKGPSFEDDFDRKRPTTPPSKVPSSTDRPESSENNPRFPDEDSDYGGKGQDDSIIGLIPPKYDYEPTEESPLSGPFDISISSGPSGPSGSSFPNFDESAPGTFNANDFTNYPEVTYDRKKLEEDRKKDWREFAKDSTIIKNVGDWYVGLAPGASVRAHIQNIDLLPYGGRAPSPSEALRRDTQPKKIAKRSRDRRRRNVRQ is encoded by the exons ATGAAGCTACTGTTAGCCATCAGTGTATTATTGGTTTGTGTAACCTTAGCTCGACCTGATCAATCGGATTTCAACCATATAAACAGTGATGGATCGTTTAGTTTTGG TTTGAAAAATTCGGATGTTGGAGGACATTACCATACGGCTAGCGGTAATCCGAAAACCGTAGTAAGAGGACGGTACGGAAGCCGTCAACCGGATACTGGTCGTGTAGAGGAAACTGTATACACTGCCGGTCCAAGAGG CTTCCGTGCTCGTGGTCCGAAAATACACCGAAAGCAGAGCCTTTCCCAGGTACCCCGAGGGCCGATAGGAAACCCGGAGGATCCACTGGCGGATCCATACGACGATCCCACTTACgattttcagttcaaaacacGTAACTACCAGCGGCGGGAGGGAGCCGACAGCAACGGGCGAGTCAATGGATTGTACTCGTACGTCGATGACGCTGGAGAGAAGCATTCGGTTCGCTATTCAGCCGGTTCTGGAACAGGATTTGAGGTGGCAAATCCCGTACCAGATGCACCTAATACGCTGGCGTATGAGAGCCCTCTGTACAAGACCCACAAACAAGTTCGGGGCAAGGTGGCCTTTGAAAACGGTCCCAGTGGGTCTGGCCAGTATAA GTTGCTATCGGTAGGTCCGGATCAACGACGATCGGAAACAACAGGTCCGGACGGAGTTACTAGGGGTTCGTACTCTTTTTTGGATGACAAAGGAATTCAACGAACTGTTCAATATATCGCAGGCGCTGGTATTGGTTATAAAGTAGTTCAAAGCACAGTCGGAGCAGGCAGCCATCTGTTAGCACAACCcgcaaccaattttggcatCAGCCACGTTGAGCAAACCGACGTTACGGATAATAACAATCCTACATACAACACTGCTCCTTCTGGTCCAGCATCATTTCCAGCCACAGCGGAACGTCCGAAACCAAGCGGGTCCAGACCAACGGCAGCCGGATATGACGACACCCGCCCTTCCGGATCAGGATACGACAGCTCAAGGCCTACGGGAAGCGGTTACGATGGAGTACCGCCAGATCATGACGGCTACGATAGTGGTAGACCAAAAGGACCATCATTCGAGGATGATTTCGACAGAAAGAGACCTACTACACCACCCAGCAAAGTGCCTTCTAGTACGGATCGACCCGAATCAAGCGAAAATAATCCACGCTTTCCCGACGAAGATTCCGACTACGGTGGAAAAGGACAAGATGATAGTATTATAGGTCTCATCCCACCAAAGTATGACTACGAACCCACCGAAGAATCGCCACTGTCAGGCCCATTCGATATTAGCATTTCCAGTGGACCGTCAGGTCCGTCCGGATCTAGTTTTCCAAATTTTGACGAGTCCGCTCCGGGAACCTTCAACGCTAATGATTTCACGAATTATCCCGAAGTTACCTATGATCGAAAAAAGTTAGAagaggacagaaaaaaagattgGCGTGAATTTGCGAAAGATTCAACGATCATCAAGAATGTTGGCGATTGGTACGTTGGACTTGCACCTGGAGCTTCGGTGAGGGCTCACATACAGAACATCGATCTGCTGCCTTACGGAGGGCGAGCTCCATCGCCCAGTGAGGCACTTCGAAGGGACACTCAACCTAAAAAAATCGCAAAACGATCACGCGATCGGCGGCGAAGAAATGTTCGCCAGTGA